A stretch of the Pedobacter sp. MC2016-14 genome encodes the following:
- a CDS encoding transposase translates to MNWKYFIGIDVSKATLDVCILEGKEKRYSLEIENKPKALSGFWKLLNKQIPDFNSENSVFCMEHTGIYNEHLLSFLQGKKVSICLEHPAHLKLCVGLTRGKNDQVDAERIAIYAYKERESIRLWEPPRAVIKTLKHLTSLRSRLVRTKKSLSIPVKELKLFDKDGGRTVENICKNTLKHVSQDLETVEKHILEIIKADPTLKRLFQISTSVSGIGTVTAVEIIIATNEFKNIRTAKKFACYAGIVPFEHNSGKPGKSVP, encoded by the coding sequence ATGAACTGGAAGTATTTTATCGGTATTGATGTCTCAAAGGCAACACTAGATGTGTGTATTTTAGAAGGAAAGGAAAAACGATATAGCCTTGAAATTGAAAACAAGCCAAAAGCTCTAAGCGGGTTTTGGAAATTATTAAACAAACAAATTCCTGATTTCAATTCAGAAAACTCGGTGTTTTGTATGGAACACACCGGCATTTATAATGAGCATCTGCTTTCCTTTCTACAGGGGAAAAAGGTTTCCATTTGCTTAGAACATCCTGCTCACTTAAAGCTATGTGTTGGTTTGACAAGGGGAAAAAATGACCAAGTGGATGCCGAACGAATTGCGATTTATGCCTATAAAGAACGTGAATCAATCAGACTTTGGGAGCCACCAAGAGCAGTCATCAAAACCTTAAAGCATCTAACTTCATTACGGAGCAGATTGGTACGCACCAAGAAATCCCTTTCCATACCTGTAAAAGAATTGAAATTGTTTGATAAAGATGGTGGCAGAACAGTAGAGAATATCTGCAAAAACACTTTAAAGCATGTCTCGCAAGACCTGGAAACTGTAGAAAAACATATTTTGGAAATCATTAAAGCCGACCCAACGTTGAAACGCCTATTCCAAATATCCACATCTGTAAGTGGAATAGGAACAGTTACAGCCGTTGAAATCATCATAGCGACCAACGAATTTAAGAACATACGAACTGCAAAGAAATTTGCCTGTTATGCCGGCATAGTCCCTTTTGAACACAATTCCGGAAAGCCGGGCAAGAGTGTCCCATAA
- a CDS encoding cell division protein ZipA C-terminal FtsZ-binding domain-containing protein: protein MGALQCVGLAWGDGDLFHWSNNHDYGHDQHFSVWTTTEPGYFLPEEIKDGNMNPKNLVFGFSIPRSAAPKNIYDSMLKAAKYCQKKLSGQILDKNRQLLNEAKEKQNLTDLIDQMKSKGIIVGSDNALRTF, encoded by the coding sequence ATGGGAGCATTACAATGCGTTGGCTTAGCTTGGGGAGACGGTGACTTATTTCATTGGAGCAACAATCACGATTATGGACACGATCAACATTTTAGTGTTTGGACAACTACAGAGCCAGGCTATTTTCTCCCTGAAGAAATTAAAGACGGAAATATGAACCCAAAAAACTTAGTATTTGGTTTTTCAATTCCAAGAAGTGCAGCCCCAAAAAATATTTATGATAGTATGCTAAAGGCTGCAAAATATTGCCAAAAGAAATTAAGCGGGCAAATCTTGGACAAAAACAGACAACTCCTTAATGAAGCAAAAGAAAAACAAAACTTAACTGACCTTATAGACCAAATGAAAAGCAAAGGAATAATTGTTGGCTCGGACAACGCTTTGAGAACTTTCTAA